Below is a genomic region from Streptococcus salivarius.
TGTCATTCCAACATGGCAAGATGCTTTGAAAGAGTTCTACAAACAAGAAGTGAAATAAGAACTAAAATATAGAAGATGGTTTCGTACCATCTCAGAATGAAGACAAACATCGTTTTTGATGTTTGTCTTCATTCTGAAGGGATCTCTAGAGGTCCCTTTTTCTGTTTGCATTAGGCAAAAGCCTTGTAAAATGGTATAATTGACTAGATTATAGACTTGTTAGAAAGGGGATTTATGCAACACGTATTCATTATCGGAAGTCGTGGACTTCCAGCAAAATACGGTGGTTTTGAGACATTTGTAGATCAATTAGTCTCCAACCAAGTTTCATCCCAAATTAAATACCATGTTGCCTGCCTTTCTGATAAAAAGGCATATGAGCATTTCGAATATAAAGGTGTAGATTGTTTCACGATTAAGGCGCCTAAATTAGGACCGGCTCGCGTTATTGCCTATGATATGATGGCTATTAATTACGCTTTGAAGATAATACATGAGGAAATTATAGAAGAACCGATTTTCTATGTTCTAGGAAATACTATAGGTGCTTTTGTGGCTCCCTTTGCTACTAAGATTCATAAAATTGGTGGTAAATTCTACATTAATCCAGATGGCTTGGAGTGGAAACGAGCTAAGTGGCCCAAGCCAGTACAAGCTTATCTAAAGTACTCTGAGAAAGTAATGACAAGACATGCTGACTTAGTTATCTCGGATAATCCAGGAATTGAAACCTATATTCAAGGAGCCTATCCGTGGTCTAAGACAACTTACATTGCTTATGGAACTGATTTATCTCTGACAACACTGACTCATCAGGATGCCAAAGTTAGAGATATTTACAAGATGTGGAATACTTACGAGAAAAACTATTATTTGATTCTTGGTCGTTTTGTTCCAGAAAATAACTATGAAACGGCCATTCGTGAGTTTATGAGTTCCTCAACAAAACGTGATTTAATTATTATTTGTAATCATGAGGGCAATGCTTATTTCGAGGAATTGCGTTCCAAGACACAGTTTGATAAGGATCCACGTGTGAAGTTTGTTGGAACAGTTTATGATCAAAATCTATTAAAATATATTCGCAAAGAAGCTTTTGCTTATATTCATGGTCATGAAGTTGGAGGAACCAACCCTGGCTTACTGGAAGCTATGGCACAAACTGATTTGAATTTAGTATTAGGCGTCTCATTTAACCGGTCAGTAGCTCAAGATACAGCTCGTTATTGGAAAAAAGATGAAGGCAATCTGTCGCATTTGATTGATCAAGTAGATGGCGTTTTAGATTACTCTGAACTAGGTAAGTTAGCTAAGGAGAACATGAAACAGAACTTTACTTGGAAAAAAATTGTAGGTAAGTACGAGGAGCTATTTTTATCATGAAAGTAAATATCTTACTGTCAACCTACAATGGTGAGCAGTATTTAGCAGAACAAGTGAAGAGTATCCAAGAGCAAACCTATCAGGAGTGGGAACTTCTCATACGTGACGATGGTTCATCTGATGGAACAGTCGAACTTATTAAACAACTGGCTAAACGAGATCCACGTATTCACTTTATTAATGAGAATCATATCGAGAATGTTGGTGTGATCAAAAGTTTCCATGCCCTACTTAAGCATGGGGAGGCAGACCTTTACTGTTTCAGTGACCAAGATGATTTTTGGCTTCCTGAAAAAATCTCACTCCAAGTGGCAGAGGCCAAAAAGTATTCTCAGGATAAACCTTTACTCATATACACTGATTTAAAGGTAGTGGATGAAAATTTGTCTGTCCTCCATGAGAGTATGATTCGTACTCAGTCTGACCATGCGAATACTGAGTTGATTCAAGAGTTGACTGAAAATACAGTTACTGGTGGCGTTGCCATGATTAACCATGCTTTAGCAGAACTATGGACTGGTGAGGAAAAGCATGACTTACTGATGCATGACTGGTATCTAGGTTTGCTAGCTTCTGCCTTTGGTAACTTAGTCTATATTGATGAGCCAACTGAGCTCTATCGTCAACATAGCAGTAATGTCCTTGGAGCTCGAACTTTGCGAAAGCGGATGAAAAATTGGGTTAGACCCCATATCCTTTTTGCCAAATATTGGAGTCTTATCAAAGCTAGCCAAGACCAGGCTAGAAATTTGCTGGAACTCCCGTTAAGTTCACAGAATAAGGAAATCATTGAAAACTTTGTAACAATTATGGATGCTCCATTTAGAGAACGTTTAGCACGTATACGAAAATACGGTTATCGAAAAAATAGAGCATTTCACACAACTGTGTTTACGACATTGATTCTTACAAAGTTTGCATATAGAGGAGAAAAAGATGTTAGACTTTTTTAGTCAGAAAAATCGTATTTTGTTACGAGAAATGGTTAAAACCGATTTTAAATTGCGCTACCAAGGTAGTTTAATCGGTCATTTGTGGTCTATTTTGAAACCACTTATGCTCTTTACAATTATGTACTTGGTATTTGTTCGCTTCTTACGTTTTGATGACGGAACACCGCATTACGCCATTGGCCTCTTAATCGGTATGGTTACATGGAGTTTCTTTTCAGAAGCGACGAGTATGGGGATGATGTCAATTGTATCAAGGGGTGACTTGTTACGAAAATTGAATTTTTCAAAAGAAATTATTGTTATTTCATCAGTTGTTGGAGCTTCAATTAACTATGTGATTAACCTTCTTGTTGTCTTTGTTTTTGCCTTGGTAAATGGTGTTAATTTCTCATTAGGATGGTTGACAGTTATTCCATTGTTTGCTGAACTCTTTCTTTTTTCAGCTGGTATTGCCTTTGTCTTAGCAACGCTCTTTGTTAAGTACCGTGATATTGGTCCGATTTGGGAAGTAGTTATGCAAGCTGGTATGTATGCGACACCTATTATCTATTCGTTGACATTTATTTTGCAACGTGGACAAGTTAAGATTGCAAAACTGATGATGTTGAATCCTTTAGCACAAATTATTCAGGACTTGCGACATTTTATTGTCTTCTCAGGTAGCTTACGTGGTTGGGATTTAATTGGTCATAAGGCTATTGCTATCATTCCGTATTTCCTACCACTTGTTATCTTTGCTATTGGTTACTACATTTTCCATCATCAAGCTAAAAAATTTGCGGAGATTCTCTAATGACAGAAAAGAAAATTGCAGTTAAAGTGGACCATGTAAGTAAGTTTTTCAAATTACCGGTTGAGTCTACTCAAAGTCTTAGAACTGCCTTAGTAAATAGATTTAAAGGGATCAAAGGCTATAAAGAACAACATGTCCTGAAAGACATTGACTTCGAAGTTGAGGAAGGTGATTTCTTCGGAATCGTGGGACGAAATGGTTCAGGGAAATCAACATTATTGAAGATTATTTCTCAAATTTATGTTCCTGAACAAGGGACGGTTACCGTAAATGGCAAAATGGTTTCATTTATTGAACTTGGTGTCGGTTTCAACCCTGAATTAACTGGACGTGAGAATGTTTATATGAACGGAGCCATGCTTGGCTTTACGACGGCAGAAGTTGATGCCATGTATGATGAGATTGTTGAGTTCGCAGAGCTTGAAGATTTTATGAACCAAAAACTCAAGAACTACTCGTCTGGTATGCAGGTCCGTTTGGCTTTCTCTGTGGCTATCAAGGCACAGGGTGATGTTCTTATTCTTGACGAGGTTCTTGCAGTAGGTGATGAAGCCTTCCAACGTAAGTGTAATGACTACTTTATGGAACGTAAGAAATCAGGGAAAACAACAATTCTTGTAACCCATGATATGGGGGCTGTTAAGAAGTACTGTAACAAGGCTATTTTGATTGAGGATGGGTACATTAAAGCCAAAGGCGAACCTAGAGACGTTGCCAATCAATATAGTTTTGACAATACAGAACAAGTAATCACTTCAGAACAATCTGGAATTGAAAGAAGTGGTTCGCTTGTGGAAAATCTGAAGTTATCACTATTGTCTTCTAAGAGAGCGACACCAAATGAACCAATTTCATTTGATTTGACGTATACTCTGCTAGAAGATGTGCCTACTTATATTGCTATCTCATTTACAGATATTGATCGTAATATTTGGATTTATAATGATAATACGATGGACAATTTAACAAGTGGCAAGGGTGATGTTAAAGTAAACTATCAGTGTTCACTAGCAGGGCTAAACGATATTAAGTTAAAACTCGAAATTACTGTAAGGGATGCGAATAACCAAGTTCTAGCCTTTCTTCCGGCTGATGAGATTCCAGTTATTGTTCTAAATAGGAATGATATTGATGATGATGATGAGTCAGCTAAAGATTCTGCAACTGGTATTATTCAAAGAAATGGGAAGTGGAGTTTTTCTTAAGAGAAAAAAGGGAAGTTTGAATGAAAGTATCGATTATTTGTACCAATTATAATAAGGGGGATTGGGTACGAGAAGCTATGGATAGCTTTCTCAATCAGAAAACAAATTTTGATTTCGAGATTATTATCATTGATGATGCTTCAACAGATCATTCGTATGAGATTATTCAAGAGTATCAAAATAAGTTTCCTGAAAAAGTTAGAACTTTTCGTAATGAAGTGAATCTTGGCATTGCTAGAACTTGGAAAAAAGTTTGCCAAGAAGCTAAGGGCCAATACATCGCGAGATGTGATAGTGATGATTTTTGGACGGACCCATTAAAACTTCAAAAGCAGGTTGATTTGCTAGATGCTTCAACAGATTCACTATGGTCAAATACCGAATTTGACATGGTAGATCTAGACGGAAATATTTTCCAAAAAGATGCCTTTGCTAATAAGGCACTTCCTTTGATTGATTCTTACGAAGAGATGCTTGTCATGAAAGGAATGACAATGGCTTCAACCTGGTTGGTTGATACCGCTCTTATGCAAGATGTATCTGCTCAAATTAGTGATACTGCCACAGATGATACATTTGAGTTACAACTTGAATTATTCAAACGCACTAAAATTTCTTTTTTGAGTGATTCCACTACTGTATATCGTATGAATTTAGGATCTGATTCAAAACCTATGACATTGGAGACTGCCGAAAGGCGGTTCACAGGTATCTTAGATTCTCAAATTAAATATCTCAACAAGTATCCAGATCAGGATATTCAAAGAATTTCACACTTGGCTCTTGTTAAGGATCGTGATTTGGATATCTTAGTTTTTAAAAAAGACCGTCAGATAGAAGATTTAGATTTAAGACTGAATCAGGTGTCACGAATTTCTCATGACCAAAATGAGTATATTGAAGTCTTGAAGAAAGAAAATCAAGATTTTCAAAGTGAGTTGAATCGTATACAGAGTTTATATGATGACTTACAAATCCAATATAACAGTGTTGTTACTTCGAGAAGATGGACAATACCAACTAAAATTATTAATTTCTTTAGGAGAAGTAAATGAAACGTCTATTGCTTTATGTTCATTTCAATAAATATGATCATATTAGTCGACATGTATTTTATCAGCTTGAACATATGAGACCATTGTTTGATAAATTGATTTTTATTTCAAATAGTCGTCTTAGTGAAAGTGAAGTACAAAAGCTTCGTGATAAACACTTGATTGATGATTTTATCCAACGTGAGAATAAAGGCTACGATTTTGCTGCTTGGCATGATGGTATGGAATTTGTTGGATTTGATAACTTGAAACAGTATGATTCTGTCACTGTTATGAATGATACCTGTTTTGGTCCGCTATGGGATATGGCACCAATCTATGATAAATATGAATCAAATCCAAATGTAGATTTTTGGGGTATGACTAATCATCAAGGAATCAAGGCTGGTGATATTTATATTCATGAACATTTGCAATCTTACTTTATTTCATTTAAAAAACGTTTAGTTGAATCTAGTGTTTTCCAAAAGTTCTGGAAATCAGTTGAGAGTTTCGAAGATGTTCAAAAGGTAATCGATAATTATGAAACTCTTTATACCAAGAAGTTTATGGATGCTGGATTTAAGTATGAATCGATTCTTAATACGATTCCACTAAATGATAAGTTTTTCCATAGTAATTTTACAATTCATTATCCTCATGTTTTGCTTGATGCAGGGGTTCCATTTATTAAGGTTAAGACATTTGATTTAACCCAGCACCTTGCACCTTATTTGCTTAAGGAAATTGAGAATAGAACGGACTATCCGGTAGAATTCATTTTGTCACACATGTCGGATATGAGTTTACCGACTCCGCCTTATTTACTTGATCGCAAAGTCATTGAGGAAAGCTCACAGACATATTCAGACACTAAAAAAATTGCTGTACATCTTCACGCCTACTATATCGACTTACTCGAAGACTTTTTGAAGCAATTTGAGAATTTTCACTTTACTTATGACCTCTTCTTAACAACGGATTCAGAAGAGAAGAAGGAAGAGATCCAGTCTATCCTTGATAAGAATGGAAAAGTAGCTCGAATCTTTATTACTGGGAATCGTGGACGTGATGTTATTCCAATGCTTAAGTTGAAAGATGAACTTTCTGCTTATGATTATATTGGACATTTCCATACGAAAAAATCACCAGAATACCCTTATTGGGTTGGAGATTCATGGCGAAATGAACTTTTCTCAATGTTAATTCAACCTGCTGATAACATTATTGCAAATCTAGAACGTGATGATAGGTTAGGGCTTGTAATTGCTGATATTCCAACTTTCTTCCGTTATACTAAAATTGTGGATCCTTGGAATGAGAATCGTTTTGCCGAAGGAATGAATGATTTATGGGAGCGTATGAATCTTGGTCGAGAAATTGACTTTGATAAGATGAATACTTTTATCATGAGTTATGGAACATTTATTTGGTTCAAGTATGATGCTTTGAAACCATTATTTGACCTTGATTTGCAAGATGAAGAAATCCCAGCAGAACCAATTCCACAACATACCATTTTGCATTCAATTGAGCGTATTCTAGTTTACCTTGCATGGGCAAGACGTTATGATTATGCGATTGCAAAAAACGATATCTATATTACGCCTTTTGTAGATAATGTTGTGTTAAATATCCGACCTGATACTTTACCAAATACCTATATTAATTTTGATAATATCGGTGGTATAAAAGGTGCTCTCAAATATATTATTGTAGGTCCAGGAACTGCTGTGAAGTATATTTTGAGAAGAATAAAGAGAAAATTTAAATCTAACAATATGAAGGAGAAATTATGACAGAAAAAATTGCGGTGCTTTTACCAGCTTATAATGAAGAAGTGACTATCCAAAAGGTTATTGCTGATTTTCAGAAAGCACTTCCAAATGCGGATATTTATGTTTATGATAATAACTCTAAAGATAAAACTAATGAATTAGCAAGAGAAGCCGGTGCTATTGTGCGTTTTGAACCTAGACAGGGTAAGGGAAATGTAGTTCGATCTATGTTCCGTGAAATTGATGCTGATTACTATATTATGGTTGATGCTGATGATACTTATCCTGCAGATGAGGTAGAAAAACTTTTAGAGCCGTTACGTTCAGGAATGGCTGATATGACCATTGGTGATAGGTTGTCAAATGGTACTTATGCTGAAGAGAATAAACGAGGTTTTCATGGTTTCGGTAATAATTTAGTCAGACTTCTAGTGAATAAATTATATAAGGGTAATTATCAAGATATTATGACTGGTTACCGTGGCTTTAATCGACTTTTTGTTAAGACCTTTCCAGTTCTTTCGCCTGGATTTGAAATTGAGACAGAGCTTTCTATTCACTCATTAGATAAACGTTTTAAATTGGTTGAGGTTCCGATTACCTATCAAGATAGACCAGAAGGTAGTGAATCTAAGTTGAATACTTTTTCAGATGGTTTTAAAGTTTTGAAAATGATTTTTAACCTTTTTAAAGATTATAAACCTCTATTGTTCTTTAGCTTAGTTAGTCTTGTATTATTCATTTTAGGTCTATGTGTAGGGATTCCTGTAGTAACTGAATTTGCTAAAACAGGATTAATTGATAAGATGCCATCAGCTATTTTAGCAACGGGGTTGATGATTCTTGCCGCTTTATCTTTTATTGCTGGTTTTATTCTAGATACACTAGTAAGACAAAATAGAATGCAGTATGAGTTGAAAATCTATGACTTTTATAAGGACTGATAAATCTATTATGGAAACAATAAAAGATAATTTTTTGAGTAGAAAAGGTTATAGTAATGTTGTGCTCACAATCATTCTGATGGTTACTCTACTTACGGGATTAGTGTCGATTACTTTGAGAAGCCCTATGGTGGGATTAGATGAAATGGGGCATTACGCAAGGAGTATTGAACTTTCAAATGGTAATTTACTTAGTTTACAGGATGGAAATCCTGCACTTGCTGGA
It encodes:
- the cps2T gene encoding beta 1-4 rhamnosyltransferase Cps2T, with the translated sequence MQHVFIIGSRGLPAKYGGFETFVDQLVSNQVSSQIKYHVACLSDKKAYEHFEYKGVDCFTIKAPKLGPARVIAYDMMAINYALKIIHEEIIEEPIFYVLGNTIGAFVAPFATKIHKIGGKFYINPDGLEWKRAKWPKPVQAYLKYSEKVMTRHADLVISDNPGIETYIQGAYPWSKTTYIAYGTDLSLTTLTHQDAKVRDIYKMWNTYEKNYYLILGRFVPENNYETAIREFMSSSTKRDLIIICNHEGNAYFEELRSKTQFDKDPRVKFVGTVYDQNLLKYIRKEAFAYIHGHEVGGTNPGLLEAMAQTDLNLVLGVSFNRSVAQDTARYWKKDEGNLSHLIDQVDGVLDYSELGKLAKENMKQNFTWKKIVGKYEELFLS
- a CDS encoding glycosyltransferase family 2 protein; translated protein: MKVNILLSTYNGEQYLAEQVKSIQEQTYQEWELLIRDDGSSDGTVELIKQLAKRDPRIHFINENHIENVGVIKSFHALLKHGEADLYCFSDQDDFWLPEKISLQVAEAKKYSQDKPLLIYTDLKVVDENLSVLHESMIRTQSDHANTELIQELTENTVTGGVAMINHALAELWTGEEKHDLLMHDWYLGLLASAFGNLVYIDEPTELYRQHSSNVLGARTLRKRMKNWVRPHILFAKYWSLIKASQDQARNLLELPLSSQNKEIIENFVTIMDAPFRERLARIRKYGYRKNRAFHTTVFTTLILTKFAYRGEKDVRLF
- a CDS encoding ABC transporter permease, yielding MLDFFSQKNRILLREMVKTDFKLRYQGSLIGHLWSILKPLMLFTIMYLVFVRFLRFDDGTPHYAIGLLIGMVTWSFFSEATSMGMMSIVSRGDLLRKLNFSKEIIVISSVVGASINYVINLLVVFVFALVNGVNFSLGWLTVIPLFAELFLFSAGIAFVLATLFVKYRDIGPIWEVVMQAGMYATPIIYSLTFILQRGQVKIAKLMMLNPLAQIIQDLRHFIVFSGSLRGWDLIGHKAIAIIPYFLPLVIFAIGYYIFHHQAKKFAEIL
- a CDS encoding ABC transporter ATP-binding protein → MTEKKIAVKVDHVSKFFKLPVESTQSLRTALVNRFKGIKGYKEQHVLKDIDFEVEEGDFFGIVGRNGSGKSTLLKIISQIYVPEQGTVTVNGKMVSFIELGVGFNPELTGRENVYMNGAMLGFTTAEVDAMYDEIVEFAELEDFMNQKLKNYSSGMQVRLAFSVAIKAQGDVLILDEVLAVGDEAFQRKCNDYFMERKKSGKTTILVTHDMGAVKKYCNKAILIEDGYIKAKGEPRDVANQYSFDNTEQVITSEQSGIERSGSLVENLKLSLLSSKRATPNEPISFDLTYTLLEDVPTYIAISFTDIDRNIWIYNDNTMDNLTSGKGDVKVNYQCSLAGLNDIKLKLEITVRDANNQVLAFLPADEIPVIVLNRNDIDDDDESAKDSATGIIQRNGKWSFS
- a CDS encoding glycosyltransferase family 2 protein yields the protein MKVSIICTNYNKGDWVREAMDSFLNQKTNFDFEIIIIDDASTDHSYEIIQEYQNKFPEKVRTFRNEVNLGIARTWKKVCQEAKGQYIARCDSDDFWTDPLKLQKQVDLLDASTDSLWSNTEFDMVDLDGNIFQKDAFANKALPLIDSYEEMLVMKGMTMASTWLVDTALMQDVSAQISDTATDDTFELQLELFKRTKISFLSDSTTVYRMNLGSDSKPMTLETAERRFTGILDSQIKYLNKYPDQDIQRISHLALVKDRDLDILVFKKDRQIEDLDLRLNQVSRISHDQNEYIEVLKKENQDFQSELNRIQSLYDDLQIQYNSVVTSRRWTIPTKIINFFRRSK
- a CDS encoding rhamnan synthesis F family protein, with the translated sequence MKRLLLYVHFNKYDHISRHVFYQLEHMRPLFDKLIFISNSRLSESEVQKLRDKHLIDDFIQRENKGYDFAAWHDGMEFVGFDNLKQYDSVTVMNDTCFGPLWDMAPIYDKYESNPNVDFWGMTNHQGIKAGDIYIHEHLQSYFISFKKRLVESSVFQKFWKSVESFEDVQKVIDNYETLYTKKFMDAGFKYESILNTIPLNDKFFHSNFTIHYPHVLLDAGVPFIKVKTFDLTQHLAPYLLKEIENRTDYPVEFILSHMSDMSLPTPPYLLDRKVIEESSQTYSDTKKIAVHLHAYYIDLLEDFLKQFENFHFTYDLFLTTDSEEKKEEIQSILDKNGKVARIFITGNRGRDVIPMLKLKDELSAYDYIGHFHTKKSPEYPYWVGDSWRNELFSMLIQPADNIIANLERDDRLGLVIADIPTFFRYTKIVDPWNENRFAEGMNDLWERMNLGREIDFDKMNTFIMSYGTFIWFKYDALKPLFDLDLQDEEIPAEPIPQHTILHSIERILVYLAWARRYDYAIAKNDIYITPFVDNVVLNIRPDTLPNTYINFDNIGGIKGALKYIIVGPGTAVKYILRRIKRKFKSNNMKEKL
- a CDS encoding glycosyltransferase — translated: MTEKIAVLLPAYNEEVTIQKVIADFQKALPNADIYVYDNNSKDKTNELAREAGAIVRFEPRQGKGNVVRSMFREIDADYYIMVDADDTYPADEVEKLLEPLRSGMADMTIGDRLSNGTYAEENKRGFHGFGNNLVRLLVNKLYKGNYQDIMTGYRGFNRLFVKTFPVLSPGFEIETELSIHSLDKRFKLVEVPITYQDRPEGSESKLNTFSDGFKVLKMIFNLFKDYKPLLFFSLVSLVLFILGLCVGIPVVTEFAKTGLIDKMPSAILATGLMILAALSFIAGFILDTLVRQNRMQYELKIYDFYKD